From one Budorcas taxicolor isolate Tak-1 chromosome 21, Takin1.1, whole genome shotgun sequence genomic stretch:
- the LOC128066728 gene encoding B2 bradykinin receptor-like isoform X1 has protein sequence MFPSIHEDTKPTTASFGAEMFNLTSQVLEPALNSTLPESSSCFQSNLGNWLNTIQPPFLWILFLLAALENTFVLSVFCLHKSSCTVAEIYLGNLAVADLILACGLPFWAITIANNFDWLFGEALCRVVNTMVYMNLYSSICFLMLVSIDRYLALVKTMSMGRMRRVRWAKLYSLVIWGCTLLLSSPMLAFRTMQEYNSEGHNVTACIIIYPSSSWEVFTNVLLNSVGFLLPLSVITFCTVQIMQVLRNNEMQKFKEIQTERKATLLVLAVLLLFVVCWLPFQISTFLDTLLRLQVLSGCWYVKIDIFTQIASFVAYSNSCLNPLVYVIVGKRFRKKSREVYAWLCRPGGCGSAEPSQTENSMGTLRTSISVERHIHKLQ, from the exons ATGTTCCCATCCATTCATGAGGACACCAAGCCCACCACTGCCTCCTTTGG CGCCGAAATGTTCAACCTCACCTCCCAGGTCCTTGAACCTGCTCTCAACAGCACCCTGCCCGAGAGCAGCAGCTGCTTCCAGTCCAACTTGGGGAACTGGCTCAACACCATCCAGCCCCCCTTCCTCTGGATCCTCTTTCTGCTCGCTGCCCTGGAGAACACCTTTGTCCTCAGCGTCTTCTGCCTGCACAAGAGCAGCTGCACGGTGGCGGAGATCTACCTGGGCAACCTGGCCGTGGCAGACCTGATCCTGGCCTGCGGGCTGCCCTTCTGGGCCATCACCATTGCCAACAACTTCGACTGGCTCTTTGGGGAAGCCCTCTGCCGCGTGGTGAACACCATGGTCTACATGAACCTCTATAGCAGCATCTGCTTCCTCATGCTGGTGAGCATCGACCGCTACCTGGCCCTGGTGAAGACCATGTCCATGGGCCGGATGCGCAGGGTGCGCTGGGCCAAGCTCTACAGCCTGGTGATCTGGGGCTGCACGCTGCTTCTGAGCTCGCCCATGCTGGCCTTCCGAACCATGCAGGAGTACAACAGCGAGGGCCACAACGTCACCGCCTGCATCATCATCTACCCGTCCAGCAGCTGGGAGGTCTTCACCAACGTCCTCCTGAACTCGGTGGGCTTCCTGCTGCCCCTGAGTGTCATCACCTTCTGCACCGTGCAAATCATGCAGGTGCTGCGTAACAACGAGATGCAGAAGTTCAAGGAGATCCAGACGGAGAGGAAGGCCACGCTGCTGGTCCTGGCCGTCCTGCTGCTGTTCGTGGTCTGCTGGCTGCCCTTCCAGATCAGCACCTTCCTGGACACGCTGCTGCGCCTCCAAGTGCTCTCGGGCTGCTGGTACGTGAAGATCGACATCTTCACGCAGATCGCGTCCTTCGTGGCTTACAGCAACAGCTGCCTCAACCCGCTGGTGTACGTGATCGTGGGCAAGCGCTTCCGCAAGAAGTCGCGGGAGGTGTACGCATGGCTGTGCCGGCCAGGCGGCTGCGGGTCGGCGGAGCCCAGCCAGACGGAGAACTCCATGGGCACGCTGCGGACCTCCATCTCCGTGGAACGCCACATTCACAAACTGCAGTAG